Proteins from a genomic interval of Lolium perenne isolate Kyuss_39 chromosome 1, Kyuss_2.0, whole genome shotgun sequence:
- the LOC127338986 gene encoding metacaspase-6 gives MYLLVDTASIMVPSMIKTAIAEADENDWRHEPIQKRRALPLAAGITSSRSTQPQSSTNRRAASSEPQQTLHFTPSRQPPRHQPNRVQAAAGGLHRSASFSSPAATTMGRKRAVLVGINYPGTEGELKGCLNDVARMRRCLVDRFGFDDADIRVLADADQSTPPPTGANIRLELEQLVGDARPGDTLFFHYSGHGLQLPPETGQDDDTGYDECIVPCDTNLIKDQDFTELVQKVPDGCLFTMVSDSCHSGGLIDKTKEQIGNSTKQGKVRQRQREMRPTSSGANMCASLIGAVRGALEYIGIRLPRRGHQKQSGDEAKAQAATVASRSLPLSTYIRMLKHQTGKEDVGVGSIRATLFHHFGEDATPKIKKFVKAMAGGMLHRHNPDQVTGAGATGTELTRNAKPDGDEGGDQADALGLGPAMQEEVRGVEEVYAGAVARVPPRNGVLISGCQTDENSSDLTMADGASYGALSNAIQAVLADEKRGKVVTNRELVLRARGLLSKQGYVQKPGLYCSDEHADAAFIC, from the exons ATGTATTTGTTAGTGGACACTGCGAGTATAATGGTACCATCCATGATCAAGACAGCCATAGCTGAAGCTGACGAGAATGATTGGCGCCACGAGCCAATACAAAAGAGACGAGCACTACCTCTGGCAGCGGGAATCACCTCGAGCAGGAGCACTCAACCCCAGAGCTCCACCAACCGACGAGCTGCCAGCTCGGAACCCCAGCAGACACTACACTTCACGCCGAGTCGCCAACCACCAAGGCACCAACCCAACCGCGTCCAGGCAGCCGCCGGCGGGCTCCACCGAAGCGCGTCATTCTCCTCGCCGGCAGCGACGACGATGGGGCGGAAGCGCGCCGTGCTGGTGGGCATCAACTACCCGGGGACGGAGGGCGAGCTCAAGGGCTGCCTCAACGACGTGGCCCGCATGCGCCGGTGCCTCGTCGACCGCTTCGGCTTCGATGACGCCGACATCCGCGTCCTCGCCGACGCCGACCAGTCCACGCCGCCTCCCACGGGGGCCAACATCCGGCTGGAGCTGGAGCAGCTCGTCGGCGACGCGCGGCCCGGGGACACCCTCTTCTTCCACTACAGCGGCCATGGCCTGCAGCTGCCGCCCGAGACCGGCCAGGACGATGACACTGGCTACGACGAGTGCATCGTGCCCTGCGACACCAATCTCATCAAag ACCAAGATTTCACGGAGCTCGTGCAAAAAGTCCCGGATGGCTGCCTTTTCACCATGGTGTCCGATTCATGCCACAGCGGTGGCCTCATTGACAAGACCAAGGAGCAGATCGGCAACAGCACCAAGCAGGGCAAGGTCCGGCAGCGGCAGCGAGAGATGCGGCCAACTTCCTCCGGCGCCAACATGTGCGCCTCGCTCATTGGAGCCGTCCGTGGCGCGCTCGAGTACATCGGCATCCGCCTCCCTCGCCGCGGCCACCAGAAGCAGAGCGGAGACGAGGCGAAGGCGcaggccgccaccgtcgcgagccGGTCGCTGCCCCTGTCGACGTACATCCGGATGCTCAAGCACCAGACGGGAAAGGAAGACGTCGGCGTGGGCTCGATCCGTGCGACGCTGTTCCACCACTTCGGCGAAGATGCCACGCCCAAGATCAAGAAGTTCGTCAAGGCCATGGCGGGCGGCATGCTGCACCGGCACAACCCTGACCAGGTTACCGGCGCCGGTGCCACGGGCACGGAGCTGACGCGGAACGCTAAGCCGGACGGCGACGAAGGCGGGGATCAGGCCGACGCTCTCGGGCTCGGGCCAGCCatgcaggaggaggtgcgaggcGTTGAGGAGGTGTACGCCGGGGCCGTGGCGAGGGTGCCGCCACGCAACGGCGTCCTGATCAGCGGTTGCCAGACGGACGAGAACTCGTCGGACCTGACCATGGCGGATGGCGCGTCCTACGGAGCACTCAGCAACGCCATCCAGGCCGTCCTCGCGGATGAGAAACGCGGGAAGGTGGTGACCAACAGGGAGCTCGTGCTGAGGGCGCGGGGTTTGCTGTCCAAGCAGGGGTACGTTCAGAAGCCTGGCCTATACTGCAGCGATGAACATGCTGATGCTGCCTTCATATGCTGA
- the LOC139833444 gene encoding metacaspase-5-like — protein MGRKRALLVGINYPGTKAELKGCHNDVARMRRCLLDRFGFDDAAIRVLDDADQAAPQPTGANIRRELARLVADARPGDFLFFHYSGHGTRLPAETGQDDDTGYDECIVPSDMNLITDQDFTELVQKVPDGCLFTIVSDSCHSGGLLDKAKEQIGHSTRQNKAQQGKREVQSDSGSGSGFRSFLKQTARDVLESQGVHIPHRGRQESSHDDSEAEEPSVTDGHAKNRSLPLSTFIEMLKEQTGKDDIEVGSIRMTLFNIFGDDASPKIKKFMKVMLEKLQQGQHGGVVGFVGALAQELLKAKLQGKQEDLKPAMEQEVHSVEEVYAGTTARVPSNGVLISGCQTDQTSADATTSKGLSYGALSNAIQAILAEKNRKVTNKELVLKARELLSKQGYKQQPGLYCSDKHTEVAFIC, from the exons ATGGGGCGGAAGCGCGCGCTGCTGGTGGGGATCAACTACCCGGGCACCAAGGCGGAGCTCAAGGGCTGCCACAACGACGTGGCGCGCATGCGCCGCTGCCTCCTCGACCGCTTCGGCTTCGACGACGCCGCCATCCGCGTCCTCGACGACGCCGACCAGGCCGCGCCGCAGCCCACGGGGGCCAACATCCGCCGGGAGCTGGCGCGCCTCGTCGCCGACGCGCGGCCCGGGGACTTCCTCTTCTTCCACTACAGCGGCCACGGCACGCGCCTGCCCGCCGAGACCGGCCAGGACGACGACACCGGCTACGACGAGTGCATCGTGCCCTCCGACATGAACCTCATCACAG ACCAGGATTTCACAGAGCTTGTGCAGAAAGTCCCTGATGGCTGCCTGTTCACCATAGTCTCAGACTCCTGCCACAGTGGTGGCCTACTTGACAAAGCCAAGGAGCAGATTGGGCATAGCACAAGGCAGAACAAGGCCCAGCAAGGCAAACGGGAAGTGCAGTCTGATTCcggcagcggctctggcttccgTTCCTTCCTCAAACAGACGGCCCGGGACGTGTTGGAGTCCCAAGGAGTTCACATCCCTCACCGTGGCCGCCAGGAGAGTAGCCACGATGACAGTGAGGCTGAGGAACCCTCAGTCACAGATGGTCACGCCAAGAACAGGTCGCTGCCCCTCTCGACATTCATCGAGATGCTCAAGGAACAGACCGGGAAGGACGACATTGAGGTGGGCTCGATCCGGATGACGCTGTTCAACATCTTCGGTGACGACGCCAGCCCCAAGatcaagaagttcatgaaggtgATGCTGGAAAAGCTGCAGCAGGGACAGCACGGGGGCGTCGTGGGCTTCGTGGGTGCCCTGGCGCAGGAGTTGCTGAAGGCTAAGCTACAGGGCAAGCAGGAGGACTTGAAGCCAGCCATGGAGCAAGAGGTGCACAGCGTGGAGGAGGTCTACGCCGGAACGACGGCGAGGGTGCCCAGCAACGGGGTGCTGATCAGCGGGTGCCAGACCGACCAGACCTCGGCAGACGCAACCACTTCCAAAGGCTTGTCCTACGGCGCACTCAGCAACGCCATCCAGGCCATCCTCGCGGAAAAAAACCGGAAGGTGACGAACAAGGAGCTCGTGCTGAAGGCGCGGGAGCTGCTGTCCAAGCAGGGCTACAAACAGCAGCCTGGACTCTACTGCAGCGATAAGCACACTGAAGTGGCTTTCATATGCTGA